Genomic window (Thermithiobacillus plumbiphilus):
CAGGCGCTGATCAGGAGCGGACCCTGATAGTCGGAGTCGATCAATCCGGTCAGATTGCCCAGCACCAGGCCCTGCTTGTGTCCAAGGCCAGAGCGTGGCAGCAGCAGGGCAGCATGGCCGGGGTCGCGCAGGTGCATGGCGAAACCTGCCGGAATGAGCTCGGCCTGTCCGGGTGCCAGCGCCAGCGGCGCCTCGATGCAGGCGCGCAGGTCCATGCCGGCGGAACCCGTTGTGGCATAGGCGGGCAGGGGCCAGACTTCACCAAGCCGGCTGTCCAGAATCTTGATTTCTATGACCTGCATGTTCACTCCAGGGTCGGGGATGAAAGAAGGGAGGTAATGTGGGACACCAGTGCCCGGGCGAGCATGAGTTTGTCTGCGCGCCCAAGATCATGTGTGCCGCCGGCATCGATCAGTACCAGATGGTTGTCCTCGCTGCCAAAGCCGAGGCCGGCCTGGCTGACGTCATTGATGGCGATCAGGTCCACGCCCTTGGCCTGGTGTTTCGCGGCGCCGAGCGCCAGCGCGTCATGGGTCTGGGCGGCAAAGCCCACCACCAGTTTCGGACGCTGCGCATGTGCTGCGACCTCGGCCAGGATGTCGGGGTTGACGCAGAGTTCAAGCGGCCCCTGCAGGGCGGTCTTGGCCAGCTTGCGCGAGGCCTTTTGCGCCGGTCGGAAATCCGCCACGGCAGCCGTGGCGACAAGGATGTCCATTTCCGGCAAGCGGTCCAGCACGGCCGCGCGCATCTCCAGCGCGCTTTCCACCCGAACCACCCGTACACCGGTCGGCGGATTCAGGGAGGTGGGGCCGCTGACGAGCGTGACCGCGGCGCCGGCTTCCGCCAGGGCCTGCGCCACGGCGTAGCCCTGTCTGCCGCTGGAGCGATTGGTGATCCCTCTGGCGGGGTCGATGGCCTCCCAGGTCGGCCCTGCGGTCACCAGCGCATGTCGTCCCGCCAGCGGCTTTGGCGCCAGATGCAGGCGCAGCAGCGACACCAGTTCCAGCGGCTCCAGCATGCGTCCCGGTCCGGTTTCGCTGCAGGCCTGCACGCCTTCGGCCGGCCCCAGAAGCAGTACTCCGTCCGCCAGCAACCGGGCAGCATTGCGTTGCGTGGCCGGATGCCGCCACATCTGCTGGTTCATGGCCGGGGCCAGCAGCGGGCGGCGC
Coding sequences:
- the dut gene encoding dUTP diphosphatase — its product is MQVIEIKILDSRLGEVWPLPAYATTGSAGMDLRACIEAPLALAPGQAELIPAGFAMHLRDPGHAALLLPRSGLGHKQGLVLGNLTGLIDSDYQGPLLISAWNRGRETIHITPGDRIAQMIIVPIAQPELKIVADFESSERGSGGFGSTGR
- the coaBC gene encoding bifunctional phosphopantothenoylcysteine decarboxylase/phosphopantothenate--cysteine ligase CoaBC, which gives rise to MKDPLHGKRILLGVGGGIAAYKTPELCRRLREAGAEVQVVMTHAAREFVTPLALQAVSGRPVRGELFDPAAEAGMDHIALSRWADAILVAPATADLMARLAQGMADDLLSTLVLASPRRPLLAPAMNQQMWRHPATQRNAARLLADGVLLLGPAEGVQACSETGPGRMLEPLELVSLLRLHLAPKPLAGRHALVTAGPTWEAIDPARGITNRSSGRQGYAVAQALAEAGAAVTLVSGPTSLNPPTGVRVVRVESALEMRAAVLDRLPEMDILVATAAVADFRPAQKASRKLAKTALQGPLELCVNPDILAEVAAHAQRPKLVVGFAAQTHDALALGAAKHQAKGVDLIAINDVSQAGLGFGSEDNHLVLIDAGGTHDLGRADKLMLARALVSHITSLLSSPTLE